From Fusarium oxysporum f. sp. lycopersici 4287 chromosome 10, whole genome shotgun sequence:
TCCACTCATTCCACGCCTTGGGCATAGCGGCACGATCGGGTCATGTTGAGATTTGCCGTATGCTACTTGACCACGGCACGTGTAAAGAGTTTGATGACGATTCTGCTCTTATCCACGCTACAAGAGCGAATAATCTTGAGATAGTGAACATGCTGCTTGAAGAGGGTCATAAAGTTGATGTGCAGCTAGACGATACCCCAGATCATGGCACGCCTCTCGTGGCGGCTGCCAGAGCAGGGTATAAAGACATAGTTACAGCTCTCCTACAGAAGGGAGCCAGCGTCAACTACGTTGCTCCCAAAGAAATCACGCCTTTGAGGTCCGCCGTCCTGGGAGGTCAACCGACAATAGCCAAGACGTTCATTGATGCTGGGGCGGATATGAATGCCGTTAACGACATAGGACGCTCCGCAATCCACTCGAGTTACCATCGCCCAGATTGCATGAAGGTTCTTGTCGATGCCGGGGCCGACATCAACTTACCGAGTCCAGATGGCACGCCATTTTACCTCGCCTCATTTTTTAACCAGACAAAGGTGGTTGAGTTGCTTCTTGAACACAAACCAGATCTTGAAACCAGGTGCCCCGATGGGGGCTTTATTGACTCGGGCTATACGCCTCTTCATTGTGCAGCATCTTGCGGCTACAATGAGCTACTCCGGCTGTTGTTGGAAAAGGGTGCTGACATTGAGGCAAGAACTCCAAAAGGTGGAACACCTCTGATCCTAGCCGTGGCCACCAACAATGAAGAGAGTGTCAAGATCCTGCTAGAGTATAAGCTAGACATCGACGCGGTTGACATATGGGGAGGGTCTGCAATCTTCTGTCTTCCTAATCCTGCAAATCTATCTGTCGTCAGACGCTTGATAAATCGTGGGGCTAGTCTGACGATCCGGAACAACGAAAAGTATACCCCCCTGGGACGAGCCGTCGTGAACGGAGACCTTCCGTTGGTGCAAATGCTCTCTTCTCAAAAAGTTGACTTGAACGCGGTAGCTTCTGAGGATGGGACTGCTCTGCACATTGCAACAGAGAAGTGCAACGTTGATATCGTCAAAGTGCTCGTCGAGAAGGGTGCTAGCCCCGATGTTGCCAACTCCTGGATGTATGGCTCACCGCTACAGAGATTATTTGAGAAATATTATACTTCTGCGGAGAATAAGGATATAATTGCCCGACATCTAATCAATGACGCTGGCGCCGACGTCAATGTTCGTGGCGGCAATATGGGATCGGTGTTGAGCGCAGCGATCCTGAGTGGTTCTATAGACATGATCAAACTCATACTCAAGAAAGGTGCTGACATTGGCTGGCAAGACCTCCACGGGCGACGGCCGATACACTACGCAGCCTTGAAAACAGCTGAGCATTTCAGACTACTGCTCGAGTCAagtggcgatgatgaagaacgTCTTGGCATCACTACGAAAACCAAGTCTGGCTTGACAGTGCTACATTTTGCTGCGGCGACCGGAAGATCTGATCTTGTCGAATTGGTGCTCTCTCATACCAGCGGGATTATATCTATCAATGAGCCTGATGACGATGGTTGGACGCCTCTGCTCTGGGCATGTCGCGTGTGTGAAAGTTGGGGCACGCCCAAGGAAATCAGTCCCGAAATCGTGAAACTTCTTCTGGATCGTGGAGCAGACCCATCGGTTCGAGGTCGGACCTGCGATGACAGGGAATGGTCGCCGCTCAAGATGGCCAGATTCCATGGCGCATCGCAGGAAGTAATAGAGTTATTAACAGCAAGTCCTAGTAAGAAAAGGGAGGATGACTGGAAGTCCAAGTTCCATGTTTCCAAGAAGGCAGCGCGAACTACATGGTTCTGCGACTTGTGCCTCTTTGTAAGTGTCCCCCGACTTCAATGTACCCATTTTACTAACCTATCAGCACGTCTATGGCATGTTATACTTCTGTAACGGTTGCGAGCTCTTGTATGGGTTGTGTTTCAAGTGCTATCGTTATAGAGAGGAGGTTCATCCGTATCACGATAAATGGGAGGAGCGAGGTCCAGAGtttgttgacgatgatgaagaggaggaggaggagaaggatgaggaagaggatgatcCGAAGAGTTCGCCGGGAATTGAGCAGGTGCAGGATGATGATTCAGAGGGAGACTGGTCgaatgatgaagctgagggGGATGAAAGGGCCAAGGGAGAGAGTAAATAAACCTGGATGAACCTTGGTCGGTACAATCATGATCATGTTTCGCTTAGAACAAGCATTGTCTCGGATGCTATAGCAGCATTGTTTTCTGATGAAAGCCCCGAAAAACTGTGATTATAATGGCATCAGCATATCTTTATGTAAGATAACCAGTCCTcaaagagcaagaaaacttctgacctAAGCTTAGGATGTCAGAATTACCTACTCTAAAGATTAAATAAGTCCATAATAAGTTTACCTAAACCTTTTTGTTACCTAGAAATAGAAGTCTTAAGCTTTCTTGCGTTCCCCTAGCCAGCCTAATGTTGAACGGCTTCTACCATCAAATTGAaatttatagttaaatcTAAGCCTGGAATAGAATGTTTATAGCAATATAATCTTTATAATAGGACACAATTTGATTCATTCAGCATGAATTCCACCAAGGTGCATAGGGTAGCTTGTTGAATACTGATATTGACGGCAGAGATTGAAGCGCGTCAGTGGCCTCAGAATAAGACTAAGAAATGTTTGagaaaaaataataaattagaacagtaaagagaaagagaagcTTGTACAATTATTTAGATATACCTATCAGAACACCTCAATGCCAGTCGATCTCTGGTAATTTTGAGCGTCGAAGACTTTGGCCATCCCTGCCGCAAAAGAAAGATTGTCACCAGAGTGCCCCAATAATGGCGACTCGAAGAACTTTTGATCTATCTCGTGTAGTGGTGCGCCTTACAATATAGTGCAAATAACCTCTCGTCTATCAGTAACTGCGGTGATTATCTTTGCTCAACGTAAAATTAATTATAGAACGAAAGGGTCTACGAGCCGTCCCAGCAAACTCTATTCTTCTCCAAGCGACATATGCTATATGGTTCAACTAGTGGATGTCCAGTATTGAACTACCGAGTAAAGATAAACACTAGCATAGCATTGCTTTACAATAGTTCCTAGCATTCCAGTCAAAGCGTAGCCGCAATGGATCATCAGGTCGAATCGATCTTCCAGAATTTCCTAGTGGAGTTCGGCATTGCCTTGCCGACATCTAAATTTAGTCCTACGCTCTAGCCTTGGCGGGTAAATTGCAAATTTCAGGGGATCTGCATTGAAATCAAATCAACACTATTGGTCTGTTTGTTTACGAGCCCTGAAATTTTGGGGCACTCCATATGGGTAGGGCTCGTATCTCCCGCTGTCTCGACTTCGCTCCTAGTCACGCGGAATGCCCGACGGACTTTCTAGGCTCGATTTATGCATAGGTTTTACACTAATTGAGAGCTGGGTTCTCGTATTCTCTAATTCTGCCCCATAAGTGAAACATGTTCTGCTGGGATAGTGGGTTTTGACTATGAAGGTAAATGTAGTATAAGATGGCGAGAGACATCATGCCATTTGTTTTGTAGCATACCAACACATTCGTTCAATTCTGCCCATCATGAAAGGCTCAGCCACTCTCGCTTTTGCGCTCACTCACTTCAGTGCTGCTTCGCAGCTCGTTTGGCCCTCAAAATGGGATGAGGTCGAAGATCTTCTGTACATGCAAGGAGGATTCAACAAGAGAGGTTTCGCTGATGGTAAGCAATAAACCTTTCTATGCCATAAAATCCATCAACAATTTGCAGCTTTAAGAACTTGCGAGTTTGGAAGCAATGTCCCCGGAACCCAGAACACGGCCGAATGGCTCCGAACAGCTTTCCACGATGCCATTACACACGATGCCAAAGCGGGAACAGGTGGTTTGGACGCGTCCATCTACTGGGAGTCTTCACGACCCGAAAACCCCGGAAAAGCCTTCAACAATACCTTCGGGTTCTTCAGCGGCTTCCACAACCCCCGCGCTACTGCTTCCGATCTCACAGCCCTGGGAACTGTTCTCGCCGTTGGAGCTTGTAATGGCCCCAGGATTCCCTTCCGAGCTGGCCGTATCGATGCATACAAGGCTGGCCCAGCTGGTGTTCCCGAGCCTTCGACAAACCTAAAGGATACCTTTGCTGCTTTCACAAAGGCTGGTTTTACTAAGGAGGAGATGACTGCTATGGTTGCTTGTGGTCATGCTATTGGCGGCGTGCATAGCGTTGACTTTCCTGAGATTGTTGGCATCAAGGCTGATCCCAACAACGATACCAACGTGCCTTTCCAGAAGGatgtttcttctttccatAACGGCATCGTCACAGAGTACTTGGCCGGCACGTCCAAGAATCCTCTTGTCGCTTCAAAGAACGCCACCTTCCACTCTGATAAGCGAATATTCGATAATGACAAGGCTACTatgaagaagctctccaCCAAGGCTGGTTTCAACAGCATGTGTGCTGACATCCTCACCCGCATGATCGATACCGTGCCCAAGAGCGTGCAGCTCACTCCCGTCCTCGAGGCTTACGATGTCCGCCCTTACATCACCGAGCTGTCTCTTAATAACAAAAACAAGATACATTTCACGGGCTCGGTTCGAGTCAGAATCACAAACAACATTCGTGATAACAATGACCTTGCTATCAACCTCATCTGCGTTGGCCGAGACGGCAAGAAGGTCACTGTGCCTACACAGCAGGTGACCTTCCAGGGCGGTACATCTTCCGGTGCTGGAGAAGTCTTTGCCAACTTCGAGTTCGACACCACCATGGACGCTAAGAACGGTATCACGAAGTTCTTCATCCAGGAGGTCAAGCCCTCCACCAAGGCAACCGTCACCCACGACAACCAGAAGACCGGCGGCTACAAGGTTGATGATACCGTCCTTTACCAGCTTCAGCAATCCTGTGCCgtgcttgagaagcttcCTAACGCTCCTCTCGTCGTCACAGCCATGGTTCGAGATGCCCGCGCCAAGGACGCCCTGACCCTTCGCGTCGCTCACAAGAAACCCGTCAAGGGTTCTATCGTCCCCAGGTTCCAGACGGCGATCACCAACTTCAAGGCTACTGGCAAGAAGTCCAGCGGATACACTGGATTCCAGGCGAAGACCATGTTCGAGGAGCAGAGCACTTACTTTGACATTGTCTTGGGTGGAAGTCCCGCTTCAGGTGTCCAGTTCCTTTCTTCTCAGGCTATGCCTGCTCAGTGTTCATAAGAGTATCATGTAATATTTAGATTTAGACTTGCATTTGGGATTAGCAGAGCGTAATGAGATTTCTATTATCCTTTGACTGAATTAGTCGCACTTGGATCCATCTTCGTGATTGAGATCAGCCTAATGATATGATATCATAAAGGACGCAAAAATCTTGACCCTCCAATACAGCAAGTCAAGGAGCAGACTTCTGATTAGAATTGGGATTTTACAAATGCGCTCGTAAGAAGAAATAGCTCTGCTTGTGAAGCAAAGTAACAACCTCGTCTGCGATGCCCCATGATAGCTCAAGACCTCTACCGCCAACACCATACGCATGAACGACAACACCTGGCTTCAGGCGCTCCAGTTCTAGGCGAAGGCCCCCTTCGCGTGCTGGTCGACGACCAACGATGTCTCTGACGACATCAAAACGATCGGAGTCCCTGGTATTAGAAGATAGATAACCTTCACTGTCGAAAGGAAACCATTTTGCTGCATTGTTCAGCAGAGTCTGTCGTGTCTCAGCTGAAGGATAAGGGTTCCAATTATGGGGCTCTTTGGTGCCTCCAATGATAGTACCGCCTTCTAAAGGTCGAGGAATAGCGAACGACCACGAGCCATCCGAGTTCTGGCGTGTTACGGTCTTCGAAATTGGATTTCGCACAAGGCATGTTTGGCCTAAACGAAGATTAGCAATAAAATTCAAAGACTTGTCGGTGTTTTATTACTTACCACGGATGGGAAATGCTTTTGGATCACCAAATCCCATGCCCGAGCAGTTGATCAcaacagagacagaggctTCAATCGAAAAGACCTCTTCCAATGATGCAAGTGTGTACTGTCTTACACGACCTCCTCTATTCTGAAATCTGCGCTGTAAAAACGAAGCATATAAAGGACTATTGAGACAGTATGTCCGGTAACGAAAACCCAGTTGCAGGGAGTCACTCATAGCACTCAATTCACTGCCGCTGAAAAGTTCAAAGCTCGATTCGAGGTGAGCATACGCCGACTGGGATACATCCTTGGTAACATGGATATATTCAGGCGCAGGGTTTTCGAAGAACTCTTCTCCTGGCATGAATTCAACACCAGCGGCGAGTTTGTCTTTCTCAGACCAACTGTCAAGAGTATCGTATGTCTTCTTCGCCCATATTGCTTCTTGAAGTAGTTGGGGAGTGTTCCCTGGGCACGGCCGATAATGTGCGCCAGCCCATGGCGTGGCATAGTTTATGGACGTCTCGCTGGGAAAGTCCCGtgcgatgatgacgacggaTGGTGGGTTGTTCTGAGAAAGAGTTTGCTCTTGGACTCGAAGGGCTGTGGATAGTCCTATGACTCCAGCGCTGATGGTTCCAGAGTTTAGTCATTGTTCTCAACAAGGTTGATTGTCCAAAGGAAAGCTGATTGGATTCAAGACAGGAATGGTATTGGACGTACCCAACAATGACAATAGTTTCGCCTTGACGAGACATTTTTGGCGAGTAGTGGTAGACAATGGTAGGACTAAGTGCATAAAGACAGTTAGGTCAAGATGATCGATGACTTGTGGGCTGAGCTAGCGAGTGCTcttataaaaagaagatattGTTGCAGATTTATTCTTTGACTTCGGGAGACGCCGATGGCATGCCTCGCTCGTATGAGGTGCCTTATCAGTGTTTCCGGGGTCCATGCCATGGCTCTTGGTATATATCTAGTCTTTCCTAAATGTCGCATTGGGTTTCCATCAATTGTCGGAGCCATTTCAAGGACGCCACTTGGTAGTCAAAAAGAAGGCCTCTGAAGCGATGGAGGGAGGTGTCCGTTGAGACTTGATTGGACATTGACTTGCATTAGTCTCACGGAGATCCACCTCCATTCTTCTTTGACAGTGGAGACTGCGGGGAGGTCTATCACGGATTCATCCTGGCATCTTGTTGGGCATATGCATTCAAGTTGAGTTTTTAGTATGGACTCAGTGAAAATGCCTCTCCGAGCTCTCTCCGAACATCGGGAGCTTATTTGTTATCTAGTGGACTATAAGTAACCATTTCCATCTTGGATTGACCCAACCTTCAAACAAATACCGTCCCATCTTAGGTAACCGCGTTTAAGACCTAGACCTTTTGACTCTATACCATTCATCATGCCTCTCCGAGCCGGTGTTCTGACTACTGATGCACCTGCCCCCAGTCCTCATCTCTCGCAAGCAATTATTCATAATGGAACAGCAGTGTACTGCTCAGGTTCGTTCGGTATGGATCCCCAGACTCGACAACTGGCTGAGGGTCCTTATCATCAGACCGTATGTCCTCTTTTATATTCCCAGAGCTACGAGCCCAGTCTGTGTCCTAACCCTCCAAATAGGCGGGTGctctcaagaacctcgacgCCATCCTGAACAAAGCGGGAACAAGTCTTCACAATGCTTTGAAAGTCACCATCTTTATATTGAATATGGACCACTATGCTGAGGTTAACAAAGCTTACCTCGAGTTTTTCACTTCTGATCCCAAGCCAGTAAGTATGTCTTTCGCTTTATGTGTCGGCTTGATACTGATAATGACTGACAGAGCCGAACGTGCGTGGCTGTTGCTCAGCTTCCCCTAAAGGGCGCTCATGTGGAGATGGAAGCTATCGCTGCTATTCCTAAGAAGTCTAGCAAGCTGTAAGAATCTTGATTATTGTTTCTTTTAGCATATTAATATGATGAAATTGATTACTGTCCGGTTGATTTTATGAAAGAGCTGCGAGAGCTCTTCGAAAAACTGTTATATACGACTTAATCAAAAAAAATAAGCTTGATATAGAACTTTATTAGAGTATCACACGTGAAACAAGCGATGTTCTCGTGAAATATTGGAGAAAGACTGCGTCAGTGTGTCTTCTGGACGTGGTCAGGCCCTGTGAGGAAAAGTTAATCATAAATCATCCTTAATCTCCTCAGGTTCCTGACCCCGCTCGCCAAAAGCGGCTCGGCAACTAAAACTGTGGTCGAAGACGTATCCGCAAAGGTTGCCTGGAACTCTGGGAAGAGCAGCAATCTAGAGCCATCATTGTTGACCGATGAGACAACCATTGAGTCCACTTCGGCAGGAAGTTCTAGGAACGAAGAGGCATCGATCGACTTCACTTTGTTTAGAGTTCTCCATACATCAAAGCACCACTTGTAGCTATAAGATAGTGGGAATACTAGTCAGCCACAAAGCCTAGGTATCAAATGGAGGTACACCTCCGTTGAACCACTAGCGTTGCACCACTCTCCATGAAAAGCCTCACGGCCTCGCTTCTAGATATGGCCAATAGCGTTTCACAAATGCGAAAACTTACTAGATTCGATATGAGATACCCCACGATTCATGCTCCTCATCCGGGGCCCCATATCTGGAGTCTTATCTAGATCCGTTGTCAGTAAGCTTTCTGGAGCAAGAAAGATATAAAGCAGGGCCTTGGGCTCCTTGAAACTGCCAATATCCTCAAACACATCCTCAATATATTTCTACGATCAATCCTTCTACATCATGTCCACCAAACTCTCAGAGACGAACTTTGCCCCAGCTGATGGTAAAGAGACCCTCGAGCTCTCCCCCTCCAAGAACACCGACCGTGAGGAGGGTTTCTCTTCCGAAGTGAACGATCCTAGCTATGATGCTGCACAGAAGAGTCTTGTGCGCAAACTTGATATGACTCTGATGCCAATGGTTTTCATCCTCTACCTATTCAACTATTTAGACAGGAACAATATTGCGTAAGAACCTCTCACGTGTTCTAGGGGCTGTGCTGATATATGTTGCTAGCCAAGCAAAGCTTGATTCATTGGAGAAGGATCTTGGGTTGAGTGGCAATGATTATAGTACTGCCTTGGCAATCCTCAACGTTGGGTCAGTTAACCACTGACTTATCAGAAGTGTACGCTAACGAGTGAACAGATACATGCTTATGCAAATTCCAAGCAACATGATCCTCACTCGCGTTCGACCTTCGATTTATATACCAGCATGGGTCTGTCTATGGTCCGCCGTATCTGCCGCCACTGCTGCATGCAATTCATTCACCCACTTGATCATCATCCGCTTTTTCCTCGGCATTTGCGAAGCGCCCTTCTTCCCAGGCGTTTTCTTCCTTTTATCCTGCTGGTACACCAAGAAAGAGTTAGCACTACGCTATGCGTTTCTGTATTCtggtcttgttcttgcaACTGCAGTATCTGGCCTATTAGCTGCAGGCATCTTTGCAGGCTTGGGAGGTGTAGCTGGACTTCAGGGGTGGCGATGGCTGTTCATCCTCGAAGGTGCCGCGACTTTCTTGCTGGGACTAGTCGCGTTTGTGATGCTTCCTGATTTCCCTTCTACGAAGAGTCAGGATTGGCTTTTCACCGCGGAGGAGAAAGAGGTAGCTGTTACTCGAATGGTCAGAGATGCTGTGTCTGAGGAAGAACATGATCAGTCTGTGCTGCATGGCCTGAAACTTGCTGTCACCGATATCAAAGTCTGGGCTTTTGTCAGTGCTCTTAATCCCCATGCTTCAGAAAACATCTAACCATGGCACAGGCTCTTTTGCTGCTATCTAACCAGTCTGCGTACGGTTTCAACTACTTTTATCCTGCCATAGTACGGGGCTTCAACTTGGGTAGTCGAACAATCACTCTCGTCTGCACCGCGCCGCCATATCTTCTCGGTGCTTTCATCTCATACTTCATCGCTTGGCACAGTGACCGCAAGGCTGAGAGAGGATGGCACATAAGCGGTGCGATTCTCTTCGCAATCG
This genomic window contains:
- a CDS encoding endoribonuclease L-PSP, whose amino-acid sequence is MPLRAGVLTTDAPAPSPHLSQAIIHNGTAVYCSGSFGMDPQTRQLAEGPYHQTAGALKNLDAILNKAGTSLHNALKVTIFILNMDHYAEVNKAYLEFFTSDPKPSRTCVAVAQLPLKGAHVEMEAIAAIPKKSSKL